A genomic stretch from Aedes albopictus strain Foshan chromosome 2, AalbF5, whole genome shotgun sequence includes:
- the LOC109410847 gene encoding 72 kDa type IV collagenase-like — protein sequence MTAKQSDIHNAWRWCLIVVLLVIIGGEILHCEASFIFPDDWEEMKLKFDSKIQEPSTSDTSLVDASVGPVVPLEEPDMSEDNAEKILDEIGFNSTADDTDDIGLQFFAGSNTRILRYQQQNGLEETGELDRETKISLQSPKCGMSNVAAHGEDYKWNSSSLTYYVRNIPWGIPTYTVKQILRNAFDQWSKVTNLEFVESNNPAADIEILFGGRKHNKRAGKCKDILGDTALAHAYYPQTGAIHFNTKFLTGTSDKDKFLTNAMHEIGHAIGLDHSVSRASLMYPTLVTHFSEVPQQDVEKIQLKYGKRQKLKTTEIPTFCEVPKYDAVLYHQNKLVIIAGKYCYKKFKPGSQPTLLSKMWPGAPGTVDAAETIGLHIYLFKGDQVWDFKDARLQVGYPRKIHETFPGLPRNLDDAVYDKQKYLYAFKKDHYWRYNTVNKNVDRSDDIDDYGVSGPIDAALIDNDKKDCFFFKDRVRYIYNFDTRNTTRYDSRIFDC from the exons ATGACTGCCAAACAAAGTGATATCCACAATGCATGGCGTTGGTGTTTAATTGTGGTGTTATTAGTAATTATTGGTGGAGAAATTCTGCACTGTGAAGCATCTTTTATCTTTCCTGATGATTGGGAAgaaatgaaattgaaatttgattcaaaaattcAGGAACCTAGTACAAGTGATACCAGTTTGGTTGACGCAAGTGTTGGTCCCGTTGTCCCTTTGGAAGAACCTGATATGTCCGAAGATAACGCAGAG AAAATTCTTGATGAGATCGGTTTTAACTCTACTGCCGATGACACTGACGATATAGGACTACAGTTTTTCGCTGGTTCAAATACCAGGATATTGCGCTATCAACAGCAAAACGGACTGGAAGAAACAGGAGAGCTTGATCGAGAAACTAAAATATCGCTCCAAAGTCCCAAGTGTGGCATGAGCAACGTAGCTGCTCACGGAGAGGACTACAAGTGGAACTCATCATCTCTGACATATTACGTTAGAAATATTCCATGGGGAATCCCCACCTATACAGTTAAACAAATTTTACGCAATGCTTTCGACCAGTGGAGTAAGGTGACGAACCTTGAATTTGTAGAGTCTAATAACCCGGCAGCTGATATAGAGATTTTGTTTGGCGGACGAAAACATAATAAGAGAGCAGGCAAATGTAAAGATATTCTAGGAGACACCGCATTGGCACACGCGTATTACCCACAAACCGGAGCAATACACTTCAACACTAAATTCTTAACCGGAACCTCGGACAAAGATAAGTTCCTCACCAATGCAATGCATGAAATCGGTCATGCAATCGGACTGGATCATTCCGTCTCGAGAGCTTCACTAATGTATCCTACACTGGTGACACACTTTTCCGAAGTACCGCAGCAGGACGTTGAG aaaattcaaTTGAAGTATGGCAAACGCCAGAAATTGAAAACTACCGAGATTCCAACTTTCTGTGAGGTACCAAAGTACGATGCAGTGCTGTATCATCAGAACAAATTAGTCATAATAGCAGGGAAGTACTGCTACAAAAAGTTCAAGCCTGGATCTCAGCCAACTTTACTCAGCAAGATGTGGCCAGGTGCTCCTG GCACGGTGGACGCCGCAGAAACCATTGGCCTTCATATCTACTTATTCAAAGGTGATCAAGTGTGGGATTTCAAGGATGCCCGGTTACAAGTAGGTTATCCTCGAAAAATCCATGAAACATTCCCAGGATTGCCCAGGAATTTGGATGACGCAGTGTACGATAAACAAAAGTACCTTTATGCCTTCAAGAAGGATCATTACTGGAGATACAATACGGTGAACAAGAATGTCGATCGCTCAGACGACATAGACGACTACGGTGTGTCCGGACCGATCGATGCAGCACTCATTGATAATGATAAAAAAGACTGTTTTTTCTTCAAGGATAGGGTAAGATATATATACAATTTTGACACTCGTAATACGACACGATATGATTCTCGGATCTTTGACTGCTAG
- the LOC109410846 gene encoding matrix metalloproteinase-18-like, translating to MVVKRCNIREGTWRCCLLAMLLLILGEAIQQNEASFRFPNGRKSKEINFKPSLKMQEPSTIDRNSSDTSVVPVVPLEEPDMSKDDAEKILDEIGFNSTNDGTDDIGLRFFAGANTRILHYQQQHGLKETGELDRETKISLQSPKCGMSNVAAHGDDYKWSSRYLTYYVRNTPWGIPSRTVKNLIRNAFDEWSKVTNLEFAESNDPESDMEIAFGGRRHTNRESICNDDLGANTLAHAYYPQIRGIHFNTQFFHAAMDKDQFFTTAMHEIGHALGLDHSVSKASVMYPTVVAHFSEVPKQDVERIQLKYGKRQELKTTGLPTFCEVTKYDAAMYYQNKLVIIAGKYCYTNFNDRDEPTLLSEMWPGAPETLDAAESIGSHTYLFKGDEVWDFMDDEVQVGYPRKIHEAFPGLPKNLDGVIYDKETHIYAFKKDHYWRYNTDHKKVDRSDDIEDYGVPERIDATLFDYVHKRLFFFKDTSRYIYDFDTRKTTRYDSQMFDC from the exons ATGGTTGTGAAACGATGTAACATTCGTGAGGGCACATGGCGTTGCTGCTTATTGGCAATGTTATTATTAATACTTGGTGAAGCTATCCAGCAAAACGAGGCATCTTTTAGGTTTCCCAATGGTCGAAAGAGCAAAGAAATTAATTTCAAACCTAGCTTAAAAATGCAGGAACCTAGTACAATTGATAGAAATTCTAGTGATACAAGTGTTGTTCCCGTTGTTCCTTTGGAAGAACCTGACATGTCCAAAGATGATGCAGAG aaaattcttgatgaaatcggCTTCAACTCTACTAACGATGGCACTGATGATATTGGACTCCGCTTTTTCGCTGGTGCAAATACCAGAATATTGCACTATCAACAGCAACACGGGTTGAAAGAAACAGGCGAGCTAGATCGAGAAACCAAAATATCGCTCCAAAGTCCCAAATGTGGCATGAGCAACGTAGCTGCCCACGGAGACGACTACAAGTGGAGCTCGCGATATCTCACATACTACGTTAGGAATACTCCATGGGGAATCCCCTCGAGGACTGTTAAAAATCTTATACGTAACGCTTTCGACGAGTGGAGTAAGGTGACGAACCTTGAATTCGCTGAGTCAAACGACCCAGAGTCTGATATGGAGATTGCATTTGGCGGTCGAAGGCATACTAATAGAGAAAGCATATGTAATGATGATCTAGGGGCAAATACGTTGGCACACGCGTATTACCCGCAGATAAGAGGAATCCACTTCAACACTCAGTTCTTTCACGCAGCGATGGACAAGGATCAGTTTTTCACGACTGCAATGCATGAAATCGGCCATGCCCTCGGGTTGGATCATTCCGTATCGAAAGCTTCTGTCATGTATCCCACGGTAGTGGCACACTTTTCCGAAGTACCGAAGCAGGATGTTGAG AGGATTCAGTTGAAGTATGGCAAACGCCAGGAACTGAAAACTACCGGATTACCAACTTTCTGTGAGGTGACAAAGTACGATGCTGCAATGTATTATCAAAACAAGTTAGTCATAATCGCAGGAAAGTACTGCTACACAAATTTCAATGATAGAGATGAGCCGACTTTACTCAGCGAGATGTGGCCAGGAGCTCCTG AAACCCTGGACGCCGCAGAAAGCATTGGTTCTCATACTTATTTATTCAAAGGTGATGAAGTGTGGGATTTCATGGATGACGAGGTACAAGTAGGTTATCCTCGAAAAATCCATGAAGCATTTCCAGGACTGCCTAAGAATTTGGACGGCGTAATCTACGATAAAGAAACACATATTTATGCCTTCAAAAAGGATCATTATTGGAGGTACAATACGGATCATAAGAAAGTCGATCGCTCAGATGACATAGAAGACTATGGTGTGCCCGAAAGGATCGATGCAACACTCTTTGATTATGTTCACAAAAGACTGTTTTTCTTCAAGGACACCTCAAGATATATATACGATTTTGACACTCGCAAAACAACACGATATGACTCTCAGATGTTTGATTGCTAG